DNA from Thermomicrobium roseum DSM 5159:
TTGACTGCGAACGATTCATCGGCCGGCAATCGAGGGCTCGCTTCCGTGCGGGCAAACGCACGATTTACCGCGTCGCTTGCTCCTTGCCCCCCGTCGATGCTGCCGTCACGTAGATTCCGCGTGCCAATCGTTCCCCGACGTACTGCTCGCGATCACCGATCCGGACCCGCAGTGGCCCCTCGAACGGTAAGCGCTCGAGTACCTCTAGGCGAGTGCCCGGGCGAATACCCAGTTCTGCCAGATAGCGGAGCTGTGCGCGATCGTGATCGGCAACATGGAGAACTTCCACCTGCTGCCCCGGCAGGACATCGTGCAACCGCTGACAGGGTCGTTCGGGGAGCGAGCCATCGCTGCGCGGGATGGGATGTCCGTGCGGATCTTCGGTCGGGAAGCCGAGTCGTGCGTCGATCCAGGACTCCAGTTCCTCGGAAAGTCCGTGCTCGAGGCGATCCGCCTCTTCGTGCAGAGCATCCCACGGATACTCCAAAACCTCGGCGAGAAACCGCTCCAATAAGCGATGATGCCGGATCACTTCGAGCGCAACGCTTCTCCCGCGGTCCGTCAGTCGCACACCCCGATAGGGTTGGTGATCGACGAGATCAAGTGCAGCCATCCGCTTCAACATGTTCGTCACCGAGGGGCTCTGCACCCGCAAACGCTCGGCGATCGCTTGGGTCGTAACCCGTCCCTCGTCGCGCTCGAGCGCGAAGATGACTTTCAGATAATCCTCCATCGCCTGCGTGATCGGTACTCGCCCAGTCGCGCGCCTCGACTGTCTCACTGGTACACTCCCTGCGACCTGCTGGCCCCGAGACGAGGGGCTCGCTGTTGCGCCAAGTATACGTGGAACACCTGTTCGAAGGGTGAGACAGTGCGAGGAGCTGCCCGACAGCTCGGAGCGATCGTCGGATCGATCGGCGCGACCCTACTCCTGCTCCTGGCGAGCAGGGAGCCGCGTCAGCTTCTCGTACGTCGAGCGCGGCTTGCCCTACCCCGGCCCCGAGAGAGCGCTACCGGCCTCCGTTTAGCCTTTCTCACCGACTTTCACGCGGGCGGACCTGGAACGAGCACGCAGCTCTCGCGGACCGCACTGCACCTCCTGGCGAGCTGGCGTCCCGATCTGGTCTTGCTCGGCGGTGATTACTTCGATCAGGGCAACATGGTCGACACCGCCCTGTTCGATGAACTGGCACGCTACGAGAACGTGTTTGGGGTGCTCGGCAACCATGATTACCGACGCGGAACGACCAATGCACAAGCTATCGTTCGTTTCCTGGAAGCTCGCAACGTGCGTGTGTTGCGTAACGAATTTGTCACCATTACCGTCGAACGGCAGCAAGGAGCGACCGGCACGATCGAATTGGTAGGTCTCGACGACCCCTATACTGGCTATGATCGCCCGGAGATTTTGAAGCGGCCGCCCCCGCCGCACCCGCGGCTCCTGCTCGCCCAT
Protein-coding regions in this window:
- a CDS encoding metal-dependent transcriptional regulator, which produces MRQSRRATGRVPITQAMEDYLKVIFALERDEGRVTTQAIAERLRVQSPSVTNMLKRMAALDLVDHQPYRGVRLTDRGRSVALEVIRHHRLLERFLAEVLEYPWDALHEEADRLEHGLSEELESWIDARLGFPTEDPHGHPIPRSDGSLPERPCQRLHDVLPGQQVEVLHVADHDRAQLRYLAELGIRPGTRLEVLERLPFEGPLRVRIGDREQYVGERLARGIYVTAASTGGKEQATR
- a CDS encoding metallophosphoesterase, translated to MRGAARQLGAIVGSIGATLLLLLASREPRQLLVRRARLALPRPRESATGLRLAFLTDFHAGGPGTSTQLSRTALHLLASWRPDLVLLGGDYFDQGNMVDTALFDELARYENVFGVLGNHDYRRGTTNAQAIVRFLEARNVRVLRNEFVTITVERQQGATGTIELVGLDDPYTGYDRPEILKRPPPPHPRLLLAHAPSVVERLPVGCADLALFGHTHWGQVRLSPSRTIGLLDAAWYLDRWRHKPHARLQRGWFWEKGMLVYVSAGIGLTQLPFRLFASPEILCLELDPDAHDPQRACDDPLRYIRSSTVRHTLQREERR